The following are encoded together in the Gordonia insulae genome:
- a CDS encoding TA system antitoxin ParD family protein, with the protein MTRAADKVTRVDADLVDSAIAEGRRQQRTGRQQLEYWARVGRALTTHESASLRRVQAALSGAIPTTDLGGDEGRAFNAQIRARVSEDLATADYRRELSASGVTTVSLDEAGRIVEHLPDGTTRVLDDE; encoded by the coding sequence ATGACCAGAGCCGCGGACAAGGTCACCCGCGTCGACGCCGACCTCGTCGACAGCGCGATCGCCGAAGGCCGTCGTCAACAGCGAACCGGACGACAGCAACTCGAGTACTGGGCGCGCGTCGGCCGCGCACTCACCACCCACGAGTCCGCGTCACTGAGGCGCGTCCAGGCCGCGCTGTCGGGAGCCATACCGACAACCGACCTCGGGGGCGACGAAGGCCGCGCGTTCAACGCCCAGATCCGCGCCCGGGTGAGCGAGGATCTGGCCACGGCGGACTACCGACGCGAACTCTCCGCGAGTGGAGTCACCACCGTGTCGCTCGATGAGGCCGGCCGGATCGTCGAACACCTGCCGGACGGGACCACCCGAGTCCTCGACGACGAGTGA
- a CDS encoding MFS transporter: protein MTTTPKGDAPATDTVAVDSELTDDNHTGAAIAVVAVLCFGGLVASLMQTLIIPIQPELPTLLDTTISNASWVVTATLLAAAVAMPIAGRLGDMFGKKRIILISSLLLIVGSLVCALSSALIPMIVGRAVQGLAMGFIPLGISLMREVTPPRLTSMAVSAMSATMGVGGAIGLPLAAWVAQQWDWHALFWVSAGLAAIVTALVAFLVPHIDDSTGDERFDIIGAIGLTIGLSGVLIAVSKGNDWGWGSATTLGLLFGGLVVLIVWGVFELRHSTPLVDLRTTARPAVLLTNIGAIAIGFGMMAQTIVVPQLLEIPTAMGGLGQTLLAAGLWMAPGGLMMLVFAPVSGTLINTIGAKFTLAIGATVLGLGYLGAFLLMNAPWQLALASVICSAGVGIGYAAMPTLIMGAVPMTEAGAAVGLNGLMRSIGTTSASAVMALVLTSSTVAYGPADVPSHTAFRWCFLIGAIAAFVGVAITLCIPTARRRSGTNTDEKSPADADPPVAAAASETPEPGFLSVRPRLTGSISAGDGTPLGTAAITVTDIRGNQVGTTAVQTDGTYTVRDIADGTYTVIATAAGHSPGALTVSLVGEAAVRRDFTLAGGSVVRGRVHDADGPLAAHVIVTDQSGAVVAQTQTDPGGHFTISGLSRGDIVAVTASAPGYQPASHLVTVDTAAGRTAEAIEILLVANSGIEGSVRTADGSPIVGATVSAIGRDQTIVASTTTDSAGRYRIDGLTGGLFTMVANMYEPAAVQVKVHAGQRNTADIGLGSGRDPAVS from the coding sequence ATGACCACAACGCCGAAAGGCGATGCCCCGGCCACCGACACGGTGGCGGTGGACAGCGAACTGACCGACGACAACCACACAGGAGCCGCGATCGCGGTGGTCGCCGTGCTGTGTTTCGGCGGGCTGGTCGCGTCGCTCATGCAGACGCTGATCATCCCGATCCAGCCGGAACTCCCGACCCTGCTGGACACGACGATCTCGAACGCCTCGTGGGTCGTGACGGCCACGTTGTTGGCAGCCGCGGTCGCGATGCCGATCGCCGGACGTCTCGGCGACATGTTCGGCAAGAAGCGCATCATTCTCATCAGTTCGCTCCTGCTGATCGTCGGCTCACTGGTGTGTGCGTTGAGCTCCGCGCTCATCCCGATGATCGTCGGGCGTGCCGTCCAGGGCCTCGCAATGGGTTTCATCCCACTGGGCATCAGCCTGATGCGCGAGGTGACCCCACCGCGCCTGACGTCGATGGCGGTCTCCGCGATGAGCGCCACGATGGGCGTCGGCGGCGCCATCGGCCTTCCGCTGGCCGCCTGGGTTGCGCAGCAATGGGATTGGCACGCCCTGTTCTGGGTGTCGGCCGGTCTGGCCGCCATCGTCACCGCACTCGTGGCGTTCCTCGTCCCCCACATCGACGACAGCACCGGCGACGAACGCTTCGACATCATCGGCGCCATCGGACTGACCATCGGTCTGTCCGGCGTGTTGATCGCCGTGTCGAAGGGCAATGACTGGGGATGGGGCTCTGCCACGACGCTTGGACTGCTGTTCGGCGGGCTCGTCGTGCTCATCGTCTGGGGTGTGTTCGAGTTGCGCCACTCCACACCCCTGGTGGACCTGCGGACCACGGCTCGTCCGGCGGTGTTGCTGACCAACATCGGGGCGATCGCCATCGGTTTCGGCATGATGGCCCAGACCATCGTCGTTCCTCAGCTGCTCGAGATCCCCACGGCCATGGGCGGTCTCGGCCAGACCCTGCTCGCCGCCGGCCTGTGGATGGCGCCCGGCGGCCTGATGATGCTGGTGTTCGCGCCGGTCTCGGGCACTCTGATCAACACCATCGGTGCCAAGTTCACCCTGGCCATCGGCGCCACTGTCCTCGGGCTGGGATATCTCGGCGCATTCCTGCTGATGAATGCACCCTGGCAACTGGCCCTGGCGTCGGTGATCTGCTCGGCCGGCGTCGGCATCGGATACGCGGCCATGCCCACCCTGATCATGGGCGCTGTCCCGATGACCGAGGCGGGCGCGGCCGTCGGCCTCAACGGACTGATGCGCTCCATCGGCACCACCAGCGCGTCGGCTGTGATGGCCCTGGTCCTGACCAGCTCGACGGTGGCCTACGGTCCCGCCGATGTGCCGAGCCACACCGCGTTCCGGTGGTGCTTCCTGATCGGGGCCATCGCCGCATTCGTCGGTGTGGCGATCACCCTGTGCATCCCGACGGCGCGGCGCCGCTCCGGTACGAACACCGACGAGAAGTCGCCTGCCGACGCCGACCCCCCGGTCGCCGCGGCGGCGTCGGAGACCCCTGAGCCCGGATTCCTCTCCGTCCGCCCGCGCCTCACCGGATCCATCTCCGCGGGCGACGGCACCCCGCTCGGTACCGCCGCGATCACCGTCACCGACATCCGCGGCAATCAGGTCGGCACCACCGCGGTGCAGACCGACGGCACCTACACCGTGCGCGACATCGCCGACGGCACCTACACCGTCATCGCCACCGCAGCGGGCCACTCCCCCGGCGCGTTGACCGTCTCCCTCGTCGGCGAGGCGGCGGTCCGCCGCGACTTCACCCTTGCCGGGGGTTCCGTCGTGCGCGGGCGCGTCCACGACGCCGATGGCCCGCTCGCGGCCCACGTGATCGTCACCGATCAGTCCGGCGCCGTGGTGGCGCAGACGCAGACCGACCCCGGCGGACACTTCACCATCAGCGGTCTGTCCCGGGGCGACATCGTCGCGGTCACCGCATCGGCACCCGGCTACCAACCGGCGAGCCACTTGGTGACCGTGGACACCGCGGCCGGACGGACCGCCGAAGCCATAGAGATCCTGCTGGTCGCCAACAGCGGCATCGAGGGTTCGGTGCGCACAGCGGACGGCTCCCCGATCGTAGGAGCGACGGTGTCGGCGATAGGACGCGACCAGACCATCGTCGCATCGACGACCACGGACTCCGCCGGCCGCTACCGCATCGACGGTCTCACCGGCGGGCTGTTCACCATGGTGGCCAACATGTACGAACCCGCCGCGGTCCAGGTCAAGGTACATGCCGGACAACGCAACACCGCCGACATCGGGTTGGGTTCGGGTAGGGATCCAGCGGTGTCCTGA
- a CDS encoding SDR family NAD(P)-dependent oxidoreductase, which produces MTNRRTIVITGASDGIGAVAARQLAGPDVDLVIVGRSTAKTTAVADETGATALIADYAKLDDVRRLADEIRERVGSIDVLLNNAGGTFDPKQRTSDGHEPNFQINHLGGFLLTNLLRDKLAAEGGALVVNTASIGNLAGSVDLSDLDFERRRAIELRCYGTSKLENILFTRGIADRWKEDGIISAAVHPGPVATSFGRDSFFVGLLYRTPLKKLATITPDKGAEPLIALANRGTDPAINGVYFSRHKANGPQNRQAHRRELIDGLWEASERLVGIG; this is translated from the coding sequence GTGACAAACCGACGAACCATCGTGATCACCGGGGCCAGTGACGGGATCGGCGCGGTAGCCGCGCGGCAACTGGCCGGCCCGGATGTCGACCTCGTCATCGTGGGTCGCTCGACCGCAAAGACCACGGCGGTTGCCGACGAGACCGGGGCCACCGCGTTGATCGCCGACTACGCGAAGCTCGACGACGTGCGTCGCCTCGCCGACGAGATCCGGGAGCGGGTCGGCAGCATCGACGTGCTGCTCAACAATGCCGGCGGAACCTTCGACCCGAAGCAGCGGACCTCGGACGGCCACGAACCGAACTTCCAGATCAACCATCTCGGTGGCTTCCTGCTGACCAATCTGCTGCGTGACAAGCTCGCCGCCGAGGGCGGTGCGCTGGTGGTGAACACCGCGAGTATCGGAAACCTCGCCGGAAGCGTCGATCTGAGCGATCTGGACTTCGAGCGTCGTCGTGCCATCGAACTGCGCTGCTATGGAACGAGCAAGCTGGAGAACATCCTGTTCACCCGAGGTATCGCGGACCGCTGGAAGGAAGACGGGATCATCTCCGCCGCAGTGCATCCCGGTCCGGTCGCGACCAGTTTCGGACGGGATTCGTTCTTCGTCGGCCTGCTGTACCGCACGCCACTGAAGAAGCTCGCGACCATCACCCCGGACAAGGGTGCCGAACCGCTCATCGCCCTGGCGAACCGCGGCACCGATCCCGCGATCAACGGCGTCTACTTCAGTCGCCACAAGGCGAACGGGCCCCAGAACCGGCAGGCGCACAGGCGCGAGCTCATCGATGGGCTGTGGGAGGCCTCGGAGCGATTGGTCGGGATCGGATAA
- a CDS encoding oxidoreductase has protein sequence MLITGCSSGLGRALAEAVLAHGDNAVLTARNVSSVHDLVGAHPDTALAVALDVTDDDQVAAAVSAAEERFGGIDVLVNNAGYGYRAAVEEGENGPVEQLFDTHVFGTARTIKAVLPGMRARRSGTIINISSIGARMSPAGSGYYSAAKSAVEGMTLSLRREVAPLGIRAIVVEPGAFRTDFAGRSLTQSAEPIADYADTAGKRRIENDTVHGTQPGDPAKAAAALITVAESADPPYFLPLGSDAAAAAVRSSLDALAVDIEKWDRLTRSTDFDE, from the coding sequence TTGCTCATCACCGGATGCTCGTCCGGACTCGGACGCGCGCTGGCCGAAGCCGTTCTGGCGCACGGCGACAATGCGGTCCTCACCGCCCGTAACGTCTCCTCGGTCCACGATCTCGTGGGCGCCCATCCCGACACCGCGCTTGCCGTCGCGCTCGACGTCACCGACGACGACCAGGTGGCAGCTGCCGTCTCCGCCGCCGAGGAACGTTTCGGCGGCATCGACGTCCTCGTCAACAACGCGGGATACGGTTACCGCGCCGCTGTCGAGGAAGGCGAGAACGGTCCAGTGGAGCAGCTGTTCGACACGCACGTGTTCGGTACGGCGCGAACCATCAAGGCCGTGCTGCCCGGCATGCGAGCCCGCCGGTCCGGCACCATCATCAACATCTCCTCGATCGGTGCCAGGATGTCGCCGGCCGGCTCCGGTTACTACTCCGCCGCCAAGTCCGCCGTCGAGGGCATGACGCTATCGCTGCGCAGAGAGGTTGCCCCGCTGGGCATCCGGGCGATCGTCGTGGAGCCGGGGGCATTCCGCACCGACTTTGCCGGCCGGTCTCTCACGCAGTCCGCGGAACCCATCGCCGACTACGCCGACACCGCAGGCAAACGACGGATCGAGAACGACACCGTGCACGGCACACAGCCCGGCGACCCCGCCAAGGCAGCGGCCGCACTGATCACGGTCGCCGAATCTGCCGATCCTCCCTACTTTCTACCGCTCGGCAGCGACGCCGCGGCGGCCGCCGTGCGCAGCTCACTCGACGCGCTCGCCGTGGACATCGAGAAGTGGGATCGGCTCACCCGCAGTACCGATTTCGACGAGTGA
- a CDS encoding zeta toxin family protein yields the protein MRRLDLVIGPNGAGKSTFVEYTLAPLLPGSVFVNADLIARRRWPEEAEARSYDAARIAAATRERLIDDGRSFIAETVFSHESKLELIDRAHAAGYFVVLHVLLVPEALAVLRVAYRQSAGGHSVPEHKIRARYRRLWPLAADAVHRTDEATVYNTALDRAPTIVAEFTQGVLVGAARWPEWAPGELVRLG from the coding sequence GTGAGGCGCCTGGATCTGGTGATCGGCCCGAACGGCGCCGGAAAGTCGACGTTCGTCGAGTACACCCTCGCTCCCCTGTTGCCGGGGAGCGTCTTCGTCAACGCGGACCTCATCGCGCGCCGACGCTGGCCCGAGGAGGCCGAGGCACGCTCCTACGATGCCGCGCGAATCGCCGCGGCGACGCGGGAACGGTTGATCGACGACGGGCGCTCGTTCATCGCCGAGACCGTGTTCTCGCATGAATCAAAGCTCGAGCTGATCGACCGAGCACATGCAGCCGGGTACTTTGTCGTGCTCCACGTCCTGCTCGTCCCCGAGGCTCTTGCGGTCCTGCGAGTCGCCTACCGACAATCGGCGGGCGGGCATTCGGTGCCAGAGCACAAGATCCGCGCCCGCTACCGGCGGCTCTGGCCGCTCGCCGCCGATGCCGTTCACCGGACCGACGAGGCGACGGTCTACAACACCGCGCTCGACCGGGCTCCCACCATCGTCGCCGAGTTCACCCAAGGGGTGCTCGTCGGAGCCGCCAGGTGGCCCGAGTGGGCGCCTGGCGAACTCGTGAGGCTCGGATGA